The Opitutus sp. ER46 genome contains a region encoding:
- a CDS encoding NADH-quinone oxidoreductase subunit B: MSDAPAPSPISDAERDELRRHGILLTSVQEIYNWGRSHSVWPLQFGLACCAIEMIAASMARFDLARFGSEVFRPSPRQADLLIVSGTVTKKMAPQVVRLWNQMPEPKYCIAMGACAISGGPFKQGYNVLKGIDRFIPVDVYIPGCPPRPEALLHGLMQLQEKIRGQAIAGPDAPPHLRDDVRGDCTVPAFGPHDLIPPKDPSLWHPPVIVRPD; encoded by the coding sequence ATGAGCGACGCCCCGGCCCCCTCCCCAATTTCTGACGCCGAGCGCGACGAACTGCGCCGCCACGGGATCCTGCTCACGAGCGTCCAGGAGATCTACAACTGGGGCCGCAGCCACTCCGTCTGGCCGCTGCAATTCGGGCTCGCCTGTTGCGCGATCGAGATGATCGCCGCCTCGATGGCGCGCTTCGACCTCGCCCGGTTCGGCTCCGAGGTCTTTCGCCCGTCCCCCCGCCAAGCCGACCTGCTGATCGTCTCCGGCACCGTCACCAAGAAGATGGCCCCCCAGGTGGTGCGGCTCTGGAACCAGATGCCCGAGCCCAAATACTGCATCGCCATGGGCGCGTGCGCGATTTCCGGCGGCCCCTTCAAGCAGGGCTACAACGTGCTCAAGGGCATCGACCGCTTCATCCCGGTCGACGTGTACATCCCAGGCTGCCCGCCCCGCCCCGAGGCGCTCCTCCACGGGCTGATGCAGTTGCAGGAGAAGATCCGCGGCCAGGCCATCGCCGGCCCCGACGCCCCGCCACACCTGCGCGACGACGTCCGCGGCGACTGCACCGTCCCCGCCTTCGGCCCGCACGACCTCATCCCCCCCAAGGATCCCTCCCTCTGGCACCCGCCCGTGATCGTCCGGCCCGACTAG
- a CDS encoding NADH-quinone oxidoreductase subunit A — translation MNGHPYAFLALFAAVAVAFPVLLLGVARLWFRLFQPPKPGPTKNAVYECGLPPSGDAWIQFKAHYYLYALLFLIFDVEVLFLLPAAAAFTSLPSGALLAVLVFILLLAEGLVWAWHRGHLEWK, via the coding sequence ATGAACGGCCACCCCTACGCCTTCCTTGCGCTCTTCGCCGCCGTGGCCGTGGCCTTCCCCGTCCTCCTGCTCGGCGTCGCCCGGCTCTGGTTCAGACTTTTCCAGCCGCCCAAGCCCGGCCCCACCAAGAACGCCGTCTATGAATGCGGCCTGCCGCCCAGCGGCGACGCGTGGATCCAGTTCAAAGCCCACTACTACCTGTACGCGCTCCTGTTCCTGATCTTCGACGTCGAGGTGCTGTTTCTCCTTCCGGCGGCCGCCGCGTTCACCAGCCTGCCATCCGGCGCGCTGCTCGCCGTGCTCGTCTTCATCCTGCTGCTGGCCGAGGGACTCGTCTGGGCGTGGCACCGCGGTCACCTCGAATGGAAATAA